The Sebastes umbrosus isolate fSebUmb1 chromosome 10, fSebUmb1.pri, whole genome shotgun sequence nucleotide sequence CGCCGGCAATCtcattctttttatttcctctcatcagtaaaacaatatgtatcggagttaacaggctctcgtTTCTTTCCTTTcagtaaaacaatataaatgtaaatgagagaaaataaatgcatttaggctaAGTCAACGGGCTCTCGTTTATTTCTTCTCATCAGTAAGacaaacagaatgtacgctagcctttcatataACAGATACggtgttataagtaggctacaattatcagaacaataaagacattcaggctccctcaatGTAGCTCAGAGGTGTTCTGCAGATATAAATCTTAAAAGACTAATTCTGCAAAATGatttggcgaccctaataaaatcttgTGCAATGACTGTAGATAGACCATCAGGACAGAAATACCACAGTACTGAAGTTGTGTTGTGTTCTGCAGGTCtcagatgagagaggagatCAGTGAGTTCCTGCTGGATGGAGGTGATGACGGTGATTAGAGGCAGCAGTGAAGCTGAATTTTCACCTCCAGCAGTCCACTCTGAAGAAATGTACAACACAATTATGCTCATTTCAACCCGGCAGTGGagtttatgtaagggataatgtacagcgagccggtcggggatcctttcacaacaatgacccgctagctgtacattatcccgcttattacacggctacttactgaagaaattaaaaatttgacacaaaaatgatccgccagagtccgacatcagaactgcgccaaTAGCAACGGGCTGCTATACATatcaacggtctgctatacatatcaACGATTTGCTATACATATCAACgatttgttatacatagcaacggtctgctatacatatcaACGAtttgctatacatagcaacggtctgctatacatagcaacgatctgctatacatagcaacggtttattatacatagcaacggtctgctatacatagcaacagtctgttatacatagcaacggtctgctataaagaaataacagactgcagaatgccttgattgaccaatcagaattaagTATTTTACTACGCCGTGTAATAACAATGCTTAACAAATATATTGAGATGTATAGAAATTTTACAAAAGCATCCATTATCTCGTTATCCTGTGTAGGCTGCATTTTTTTCTAACATGGCCTAATTAATATatattctctcacacacacacacacacacacacacggtggaTTGAAAACCAGCACATGTATGAAGCACACATGCGATTAGGTAGTTTGCAGTTAACATTGCAGAAACGGAACATAATGAAAGTATCTATTTTTACTGCTTTCTATGCACAGTTTTACACATTCGTTGATTCATTATCTTGTCCTGTTAGAATTCAAAGGCTGGTATAAACGTGTGTGGTACTTCTAGATAAACAGATGTGTTAATGCTGTTATAATGgaatgtcacattttttatttaaagctgctttcaagccattaaaatgcattttttcctGTTCTGTTGCCGGttgattaaaaacacaacatactacAAAAAGTGCCAATCCATCATGTTCTGGGTGCACTGTGGATGGATATTTAACAAGAGATGAGTTATTCAAACCTGGCCACCAGTTCATTCAAATTAAAGCTGCTTTTAATTGTACAGCTTTAActtattaaagggtaactttggtatttttcagccTGGTTTTCCCTGtctttgtgtctaagtgactaatggggataATTTGGGGCTGAGATGTAATCGCTGGGGGCAGTTCCAAACCATCAGTGTAggttgtttttgccactgacgggCTCAGATTATCATGTTACGATTATGATGTTATTGCGTCTAACCAAGTCTCGCACTGAGAAATCTGGCTCTGAAATCTCACGTAGCATCGACATTGTCGAAATGGGCTAAATATTCAGCCGTTACATCTTTTAGATGACACTAAGCGAACACagcaaactctgacaacactgGCACTCCTCTCCAACTCTCGCGTATCCACCTTTGACACATTAAGTAACTGTTAACAAATGTCTATTGTTAACATTAACTAAGGGTTTACATGTGAATGAAGAAAAGATAATTGTTTATTATAACAGATGTGTGATAATAAAGTCGTGACAGAACGTGTTTGGCGCTTTTGACTCTACAGGGAGATTTGTAATCGAAGGGCGTGGAGTCCAGACATGGTGGttgggaggaggaggctgaTGAAGCTGATGAATATGGGCGATGATGGGAAGGTGGAGGGGCGCATGTAACAGCGGCATGAATGTACTAAACTTTAAAGGCAGAGGGAGAATCTCGTTTAACATGGTTACTGTTTTATTCCCTCCTACGTGTCTGCCTAAATTGCTCTTGTTATCttcactctgctgctgttttgatCTGTTCCACTACTTATTTTATGATCGTAAGGTGTCctgaaaggcgccaccaaataaattgtattattattattattattattattattattattattattattattaataataaaataaagatgaagGCACCCAGTAATAGATCTATAAAACGTTAATCCGTTAAGAGATTAACATTACTGTCCGATCTCACTGATTTTACTTGactcgctctctcacacacatacacacaactcAACTCTCATACACTCGCCAAGCGACTCCCTTTGAATTTGTTGACAAGCTGGTGACGTTAGGGTTATATAATTTAACGTTAGGGTCGTGCCCGCCGTCGGGCGGGGGCAAAGGGTACAGCTGggggagggcggggggggggcgggggcaTGCAAAGGTCTATGGTTGACCCTTAAATGGGATCAAGAACAACAATTTACTTACAGACCTACAGTATATCACTGCCAATACAAGTTAAATGTATTTacgtgttaaataaatgtattagtATCATTAAAACAGCTCATACCCTCACCCCCGCTGTTATTGTGAAAATGGTTCGGTCGAAACTGGACCCGGGAAGCAGCGAGGTCCACGCGAGGGGAGGGATGCGCACCGCACAATAGAAATGCGCCAGGAGAGGTCCGACGAAGATCCTTCCACACCGGGCGAGAGGCTGTCATTCACCGACCGACCCCACCCGTAAAAATATTGTTGGTTCATTATGAAATTGTGGCAGGCGTTATTAACGGGAAACACTGGAGCCTGATCCGTGTCCCTCCAGCTGATCGATGAGAGATGACGTTACCTCCAGAGGGTCGGACTCGCACGGATTCAGATGTCccaaatcataaatataaatatgatgtaatggaACTTCCAACTGTATATGATAAAGTATGATGATAGTGAAGATGAAAATGATAACGCCCCCGGACCTccctagctggctacaagcttGCTACTCCATATCCTTGTGGAAAGACCTGATCAGGGGCTCAAAGAATAACAGCCGGGGTACAGAGAgaacaaagaaaatgaaaggatcAGAGGGGCAATGACCACATTTCTGGCCAAAGACAAGTGTGAAGAAGCACCAGGTATGACAGGCAAAGCTGAACATACAAAGGTGAGGAGCTAGGCAAGACTAGCAAATAAAACTTGCTAGCGGGTTCATTTTTAAAgttggagtgaagatactggtatcatataaaagtGGCCGACCTGGAGTCGGGGTGGATGAGGGGCCCGATTTAGAAAGGCTGTTCCCCTGCCCATAATTCCTAAAGACCTGGTTAGGGTTAACAAATTTAAAATTAACAATAGACTAGGGTGACCAAACATTAACGTCACCAAGCGCTCTGCAGGTGAGGTTTGTTTACAAAGGAAACCTGTTAATATGCAAATGTTGACATTCTAATGTTAGTATAACTGGATAGTGCAAATTAAAAGTAGTAACCGACATTATTTGTACAAAACTAACTCATGAACGTACGTACACTCGAGCACGGGCTTGAAAGCCAAGAGATGGTGACAGAGCTCGCCGAAGCGTGCACGTCTGCTATGTCCTGCAGAACCACTCACATCCAGGTGATATAACTAGTTTTTAGGGAGTCCCGGTGAAGGATACTCTGGTTCCATTCTGCTTCCAGTTGACTATATGCTCGCGTTGACTCCAGAGAATGAAGAAAAGTCAGGtaaaattggagcaaatatgattaaaagagaaatgtattcatcaagtttaaatgaatgaacaaaactgaatttaaaaggagttttatttgatttttctaGAAGGTAGTAAGAAATCCAGAGTTCTGACTTGTAATCAAATGCAGCACTGTCGTGTCCACCCTCTGTGGTGTTTTAAGGCAGTACAATTGCTAGAGTACCACATAGTAATACTCATTCTTTGGCAAAATACTGCAGCTAGATATGCAGAATTTCAAATTCTTCTTGATATGAATCATTTTGAATATCACCCTCCTTCACTGGGCAAAAGCGTTTGGCACAtgcacactttttttattttgctcatGCTTTTAACTGAACAGCCAGCACAAAGAACACACTGAACAAGTTCCCACAGACTCCTGTTTTGGACCTGTGTCAAAACCAGGACTGTGAGCTTGCACGACTCTTGGGACTTAAGGCAGAGATTCTCTTGGCGACTTCATTCGTCATTCTTTTTATTTCTGAAAGTCTTTCCCCTGCTGATGAACTTGATGCATTGGCGGTAGAAGCTTACTATTCGTGTTTGGCCTAGCTTGAAAGCCATGGACATGATGGCCATGCCGCCAATGAGGAAGAGTGAGGTAAGCATGAAGTACTTAGGGTGTTTGGGTACAATGTCGCCAAAACCGATGGTAGTGAGTGTGATAAAGCAGAAGTAGAAGGGGTCGAAGCCTGTGAATTCTTTTTCCCACAACGGCAGAATCAAACCGCCCAAAAAAATGTAGGCAAACACGATGGAAAGAATCAGTACAAAGGGTACATCCAGCATTTCCATTCCATCCCCTAACCCTGTGAAGTCCCAAATGGCAAATCCTTTGGGTGGCAGTGGCAGTCGGTCTAGCTCTGGGCAGGAGAGGGTTCTGAGCAGTGGGGTCTTTCTGAGTAAATTCTCCCTGGCGAGAATCTTCTCAAAGATCTCTTTGTTGTTTTGGAGCTGGATGGACTTGTGCCGTACATCCGCCTGGGTGCGCAGTACCTGCCGGATGTCGAGGGGTTCACGGACCACAACAtcatggctgaaaaaaaaggtaCCGTCCTCCAGGGCCAGGTGGCTCGAATCCCTCGCCTTCTTCCGAGCCTTCCATGGTGACCAGGTGTGGGAGCGGGGGTTTTTACAGAGGTCGTGAATGTGCATGTAGGCTCTGGACATCAGCAGGGCGAAGAAGTCTCCCACATCGAGGATGACCAGAAACGTCAGAGGGATGCCCACCATGGCGTACACGACACACGCCACCTTACCAGTCAAGGTAACCGGATAGATCTCCCCATACCCTGCAACAACCAATGGAGAAAATGAACACTTTAGTACTATGAAAGAGGGACAACTGTAGGATTTTAAGACATCTGTGGCTTAGCTTGAGTCCTTGCAGGGGATAAGGacaatcaagtattttttttttttttttttagactgaaaagaaaagattaaatgtaccaaaaataatattaagaataaatgtaggcattaattaattggtaaaatgtgacataaattgatatttgctTCTTTGTCTATTCACCTTTATATTCATTCTCcatctatctactcttctatttaatcctcccttttatttattatctttaaaatgtacttatttatttttgcatttattttttaaattcatttttaaatgtatttattcattattaaattatgtATTTCCTCATTTCTTCATGATTTTACCCTTTGCATTTCCCCCTGTTTATTTCCCCggacttatttatttctgtatattttttcttacatttctataaacctttatacatttctttacacagtTGGCAATAACCTTCCAAGCATTTAAGTGTGAACGTTAACCTAGCCTTGATGCTAACCGGCACTACGAACAAGAGAGGCCCGGGAGCAGAGCTTTTGTTCCTGTAGTCCAAAGGTAGGCTATCTGGTCCGCGAGTGGATCCCGCAGACCTCTCTCTGGTTCTTTGGTGGAGGAGTCGGGCTTGCCGGAGGCTGCTTAGCGGCTGTGGGATAGAGCCAGGCAGTTGAGATTAAGGCAAGGGCCCGCAGAGCATGTTGGAGAACCAGAGGGAAGGTGGGAGGTCTGCGGGGTCCGTGCCCACAGCTGAGTATCCGCAATCAGCTGTCCTTCAGTGTCCACGCGCCCCTGGATGTGGAGCCTCCAACATGCTTTGCGGGCCCTGCTTCTCACCTGCTACGGCTGCCTCTCCAGCATCGGTAAAAcctctagatttttttaaaaataaaacatacaaagagTTTATTTTACACTCAACTATGATAATAGATATGTCTAtccttgatatatatatatatatatatatatatatataaacaccaGGTACTGAGAGGATGCCCACCTGATGTAGGCTGCCTGCAcatttacactcacacacaaattcATGTTGAAATAATTTTCTCTTCTTTGGTGAGGCAGTTAAAGGGGCATTAATACCAGAGTGGTTGCTAACTAGAGGCTATTGGTAAGTTTACTGGAACAACTGAAGCACTGAGCGGGCCATGGCATGCAGATGAAACTGCCATCAAAACAGTGGGACCAATCACGATAGTTTAGTATAAGCAGATACAGTATAGATATAAGGCGGGGTCAAGCCGCAGAGTATCTGCTCTCTCCTTGGGTGAGAATATGCAACAGCAGGTCAAAGGTACGTAAGGTCAGGGTTAGAGAATGGTCTTGCCCGTCGGAGGGCTCAGTAGATTTATGATAGATTTATGACACCTGCATTAACATGAATACTGGGTTTCCATAGGAATCCTCACCCAATCCAGTATAAGCATGCTAACAGGCAATGCATGCCATGTAAGTCTTAAAATACTTAGAAATGCTACTTTTTCAAAcaatatgtacattcatacaATGGCAGACAACAATGGATCTATATGCCTTGGCGCCTCGTCTTAAACCCTCATAATGCTGGTTGTGCAAGAGATGAATGAAATTCCCAACTAACATGACAACACAGAAGACAATGTGCCTCAAACTTCTAATAAGCTTTTTGTGGTGATGTAAAAAGCATTCTCCTCTAAGAGTGCCCCCTCTTCAGAGAGTTGTGGGCTTCCTGTTGCTGCTAAGCCATTAGCTGGCTTCCCTTCACCACTTAAACACAGTGgtactttgagctaaatgcttaGTGCTGACGTCGTCATTACATTCATCTTGAGGGAGACATGAATGTGTTTACAAAATTTCACGACAATCCACCAAATAGTTGTTGAGAGGTTTCTGTCTTAACCAAAGTGGTCAACCAACTGATTGACCAGCATTGCCCTCAGAGCACCGCTAGAGCATGGCAAAAGAAATCAGAGTGGGTAAATACGTGTTCTAATCTCtgttaatgaaaatgattaTGCTATTGTTATAGTGTTAAAGGGGCAATGTGCACGATATGGCCTgaatttttgtttaaaacattgaaaaaatgaaatctgcaagcagcgatgaatgCACCTTCCCGCACATCGGGGGTACTGGCGGGACGCCGGTTGACACACCAGTATATTCCAGTGACCATGTTGCTGTATTTTAAGTGTAGACCACACaacaaaaatttcatgaaaagcgAATGATGTTTGTCACACATGGCCTACTTCTTGTGGCCAGTAGGTGGCACAGTTACTAAAAGTCAATATTGCTATGTAGATGTCCTCAGGCTGTTATGAAGCAGGTCAAATTTTGGGCATATTTGACCAAGCAGTCGAGTTACAACAGCTTGTTGTATAATGGCGAATCATGTAAATTATAGAATTTAGAAAAAATTTAGAAAAACCTCAAGATTTGAACaagttttcatcacaaaggtcttcaGATTGTACTGACCAAAtctgaagttgatcgggttaaatcggTAGGAGAAGCGTGTTAAAGTACAGAGCCTGGAAATGGCCAAAAGTTGACAGAAAAATCCcacaaaattcaaaatggccGATTTCCTGATGGGTTTAGAGCATGGCcccaagagactttttttaaagtctaCATGTGATACATGTGTCTACCAAATTTCGTACATCTAGGTGAAATGTACTGCGAGGGCTGCTTTGTTGAAATTTTGTAGGGGCCGTTATCGAGCCCCCTTGCCACACCCAAGCACCAAAACGATAGt carries:
- the kcnk18 gene encoding potassium channel subfamily K member 18, whose protein sequence is MSVKKGRSVKAEFRKCATRLYRLFPHLLLCLSLVAYAALGGLMFEYIEGGSASTLQQEEYHDFLGLIVNAVRNHTNNASCTHKDIVREVEDVMHGFKSVWFQRPDRWDFFGSMFFCCTVFTTVGYGEIYPVTLTGKVACVVYAMVGIPLTFLVILDVGDFFALLMSRAYMHIHDLCKNPRSHTWSPWKARKKARDSSHLALEDGTFFFSHDVVVREPLDIRQVLRTQADVRHKSIQLQNNKEIFEKILARENLLRKTPLLRTLSCPELDRLPLPPKGFAIWDFTGLGDGMEMLDVPFVLILSIVFAYIFLGGLILPLWEKEFTGFDPFYFCFITLTTIGFGDIVPKHPKYFMLTSLFLIGGMAIMSMAFKLGQTRIVSFYRQCIKFISRGKTFRNKKNDE